A section of the Passer domesticus isolate bPasDom1 chromosome 17, bPasDom1.hap1, whole genome shotgun sequence genome encodes:
- the LOC135282865 gene encoding sodium-dependent serotonin transporter-like gives MAEQPCLGPPASPAPPNPHTHPRDKWSKKMDFLLSAIGFAVDLGNVWRFPYICYQNGGGAFLIPYTLMAVFGGVPLFYMELALGQFHRTGAIPIWKRICPIFKGIGFAICIIGLYVSFYYNTIIAWALYYFYSSFSGTLPWASCDNPWNTPDCTNYFGKSNVTWSNFSRSPAEEFYTRKVLEIQKSGGLYDIGGIRWQLLLCLFLIFTIVYFSLWKGVKTSGKVVWVTATLPYVVLLILLIRGATLPGAWRGVVFYLRPDWGKLLSTAVWVDAAAQIFFSLGPGFGVILALASYNHFHNNCYRDALVTSAVNCLTSFLSGFVIFTVLGYMAEMRDVEVEDVARDKGPSLLFITYPEAIANMVGSTFFAIIFFLMMITLGLDSTFGGLEAVITAVMDEYPQVLAGRRELFVLGLITVCFLGSLSTLTYGGAYVVKLLEEFGAGCSILAVVLLETIAVSWFYGIQRFSHDVKAMLGFTPGLFWKLCWVAISPALLAFIVISSLLEQPPLTLFEYQYPEWSISVGFLIGASSFICIPLYMVYKLVWTPGSLKQRLAVCIRPEKGMRAPQAEGVGMAPVL, from the exons atggcagagcagccctgcctgggtccccctgccagccctgcacccccaaacccccacacCCACCCCAGGGACAAGTGGAGCAAAAAGATGGATTTCCTCCTCTCCGCCATCGGATTCGCCGTCGATCTGGGCAACGTCTGGCGGTTCCCTTACATCTGCTACCAGAACGGAGGGG GAGCCTTCCTCATCCCCTACACGCTGATGGCTGTTTTTGGGGGGGTGCCCCTCTTCTACAtggagctggccctggggcAGTTCCACAGGACAGGTGCCATCCCCATCTGGAAGCGCATCTGCCCCATCTTTAAAG gcATCGGCTTTGCCATCTGCATCATCGGCCTCTACGTCTCCTTCTACTACAACACCATCATTGCCTGGGCTCTCTACTACTTCTACTCGTCCTTCTCGGGCACCCTGCCCTGGGCGAGCTGCGACAACCcctggaacacccctgactgcACCAACTACTTTGGGAAGAGCAACGTCACCTGGAGCAACTTCTCCAGGTCCCCCGCAGAGGAGTTTTACAC gaggaAGGTCCTGGAGATCCAGAAATCCGGGGGTCTGTATGACATTGGGGGGATCcgctggcagctgctcctctgcctcttCCTCATCTTCACCATCGTCTACTTCAGCCTGTGGAAAGGGGTGAAAACCTCTGGGAAG GTGGTGTGGGTGACAGCCACGCTGCCCTACGTCGTCCTGCTCATCCTGCTCATCCGAGGGGCCACCCTGCCTGGAGCCTGGAGAGGGGTGGTCTTCTACCTGCGCCCAGACTGGGGCAAGCTCCTGAGCACGGCG GTTTGGGTGGATGCTGCTGCACagattttcttctccttgggcCCTGGATTTGGAGTAATCCTTGCTCTGGCCAGTTACAACCATTTCCACAACAACTGCTACCG GGATGCGCTGGTCACCAGTGCTGTGAACTGCCTCACCAGCTTCCTCTCAGGCTTCGTCATCTTCACCGTGCTGGGCTACATGGCCGAGATGAGGGACGTGGAGGTGGAGGATGTCGCCAGAGATAAAG GGCCCAGCCTGCTCTTCATCACCTACCCTGAGGCAATTGCCAACATGGTGGGATCCACCTTCTTCGCCATCATTTTCTTCCTGATGATGATCACCCTGGGGCTGGACAGCACG TTTGGAGGCTTGGAGGCCGTGATCACGGCCGTGATGGACGAGTACCcccaggtcctggcagggcgACGGGAGCTCTTCGTCCTCGGCCTCATCACAGTCTGCTTCCTGGgctccctcagcaccctcacctaC ggggGAGCCTACGTGGtgaagctgctggaggagtTTGGTGCCGGCTGCTCCATCCTGGCAGTGGTGCTGCTGGAAACCATCGCTGTCTCCTGGTTTTATG GGATCCAGAGGTTCTCCCACGATGTCAAAGCCATGCTGGGCTTCACCCCAGGGCTCTTCTGGAAGCTGTGCTGGGTTGCCATCAGCCCAGCTTTGCTGGCA TTCATCGTCATCAGctccctcctggagcagccacCCCTGACCCTCTTTGAGTACCAGTACCCCGAGTGGAGCATCTCCGTGGGATTCCTCATCGGGGCGTCGTCCTTCATCTGCATCCCCCTCTACATGGTGTACAAGCTCGTCTGGACACCGGGGTCCCTCAAGCAG CGCCTCGCCGTCTGCATCCGGCCCGAGAAGGGGATGCGAGCCCCCCAGGCGGAGGGGGTGGGCATGGCCCCCGTCCTGTAG
- the C17H12orf76 gene encoding uncharacterized protein C12orf76 homolog, translating into MGLAAARGWALSPLSPGPAERSRPYAVLQHQNLVLLGSILSALLLTIILMAICVYRPVRRR; encoded by the exons ATGGGGctggcggcggcgcggggctggGCGCTGTCGCCGCTGTCGCCGGGCCCGGCGGAGCGCAGCCGGCCCTAcgctgtgctgcagcaccagaACCTGG tgctgctgggcagcatCCTCAGCGCTCTGCTGCTCACCATCATCCTCATGGCCATCTGTGTGTACCGGCCCGTCCGGCGGCGGTAG